A part of Cannabis sativa cultivar Pink pepper isolate KNU-18-1 chromosome 6, ASM2916894v1, whole genome shotgun sequence genomic DNA contains:
- the LOC115695122 gene encoding uncharacterized protein LOC115695122: MGDLNNVLSHDDKRGGNRYPDFLIQGFQQSLVDSGLQDMELCGYSFTWERGRGTNHWIEVRLDRGLANLAWLNMFTFAKLHNLEISTSDHAPLLMVMVPAAGHNFVKQFRFENAWLREPLCYQIVKDSWEICESDDVMNKIRCCGDKSKQLWLQEGDNNSKYFHASATTRRRNNFVVKLKDHSGAWVDWDSGLNDLMASYFHELFSSSQTNWREVTNSVQTRVSSQQNAELLLPALDEEVRKALFQMHPDKSSGSDVMTPNLNKTIWVLLPKKKQPMDMGDLRPIALCNVMYKIVSKVVANRLKSRLISDNIFIAYEIMHHLKRERRGRDGYMALKLDISKAYDKLEWGYLRAMMVGMGFDGRWINLVMQCVCLVSYTISHGGKELGPIIAQRGLHQGDLLSPYLFILCFEGCKIARGAPVVSHMLFADDSYIYCKAAEEEANNTGIDVRDSIYAMLKIYEADENGNYLGLPCSVRRNKNAILGFLKDKLRKRIQGWEGRILSHAGKEVLLKSIAQVFPSYAMNVFLLSSDTCKELERLMAKLYKAKYYATGNLFSAVLGDNPNFIWRSILEAKDLIHACAQRTIANGENVSIINDPWLLHNSNNYVVSRHPALVNKSVSSLFQVGTHAWDEDVVRNLFVARDQDLILSIQLSDLVANDGWSWRLEICGNYSVKSAYKFLEESKDAWSRDANTDFWKRLWSLKIPPKISYLVSQHSGRRGWGSNVQQLVVGNFHQGAQVEMEEAAMVSWAIWRVQNDFIWQKKSWLASNIVTSDRTMLDQYKFAQERNGLSLSPLNDGGRNCECWIVPVLNKIKVNVDGALFEQEGRFGVGCV, encoded by the exons ATGGGTGATCTTAACAATGTTTTATCTCATGATGACAAAAGGGGCGGTAATAGGTACCCTGACTTTTTaatccaaggttttcaacagtCTTTGGTTGACAGTGGACTTCAAGACATGGAGTTATGTGGTTATTCGTTTACTTGGGAGCGTGGGCGGGGTACTAATCATTGGATAGAAGTGCGTTTGGATAGGGGACTTGCTAATCTTGCTTGGTTGAACATGTTCACTTTTGCTAAGCTCCATAATCTTGAAATTTCAACTTCAGACCATGCTCCGCTTCTTATGGTCATGGTTCCTGCTGCAGGCCACAATTTTGTTAAGCAATTTCGGTTTGAAAATGCATGGTTAAGGGAACCTCTTTGTtatcagattgtaaaggataGCTGGGAGATTTGTGAGTCTGATGATGTTATGAATAAAATTCGGTGTTGTGGGGACAA ATCGAAGCAATTGTGGTTGCAAGAGGGAGATAATAATAGCAAGTATTTTCATGCTTCTGCAACTACGAGACGAAGGAATAATTTTGTTGTAAAACTTAAAGATCATTCGGGTGCATGGGTTGACTGGGATAGTGGTTTGAATGATCTTATGGCTTCTTATTTCCACGAGCTTTTTTCCTCTTCCCAAACCAACTGGAGAGAAGTCACAAACAGCGTGCAAACTCGTGTATCATCTCAGCAGAATGCTGAGCTATTGTTACCGGCTTTAGATGAAGAAGTTCGGAAAGCTTTGTTCCAAATGCATCCGGATAAATCCTCAGGGTCTGATGTAATGACCccaa ACCTTAACAAAACCATTTGGGTCTTACTCCCTAAGAAGAAGCAGCCAATGGATATGGGGGATTTAAGACCCATTGCATTATGCAATGTGATGTACAAGATTGTGTCCAAAGTGGTTGCTAATAGACTTAAGA GCCGATTAATCTCGGATAACATCTTTATTGCTTACGAGATTATGCATCACTTAAAGAGGGAACGAAGAGGGAGGGATGGTTATATGGCACTCAAGCTAGATATTAGCAAAGCCTATGATAAGCTTGAGTGGGGTTATCTCCGGGCTATGATGGTAGGAATGGGCTTTGATGGTCGCTGGATTAATTTAGTTATGCAATGTGTATGTTTAGTTTCTTATACCATTTCACATGGTGGGAAGGAGTTGGGGCCCATTATTGCTCAAAGAGGGTTGCACCAAGGGGATCTTTTATCACCATATCTGTTTATTCTTTGTTTTGAAG GGTGTAAAATTGCTCGAGGTGCGCCGGTAGTCTCGCATATGCTCTTTGCTGATGACAGCTACATTTACTGTAAGGCAGCTGAGGAAGAAGC CAATAATACTGGAATTGACGTGCGGGATTCCATTTATGCTATGTTGAAAATTTATGAGGCCGATGAAAATGGCAATTACCTGGGTTTGCCATGTTCGGTTAGGAGAAATAAGAATGCTATCCTTGGTTTTCTTAAGGATAAGCTTCGGAAGAGAATTCAAGGGTGGGAAGGGCGTATCTTATCTCATGCGGGAAAGGAGGTATTGTTGAAATCTATTGCTCAAGTCTTCCCGAGTTATGCTATGAATGTTTTTCTCTTGTCGTCAGACACTTGCAAGGAGTTAGAGCGGCTTATGGCCAA GCTTTATAAGGCTAAATATTATGCTACTGGTAATCTGTTCTCTGCTGTATTGGGAGATAATCCTAATTTCATTTGGCGTAGTATTCTTGAAGCAAAAGATCTCATCCACGCCTGTGCTCAAAGAACAATAGCTAATGGGGAAAATGTATCCATTATTAATGATCCTTGGCTTTTACATAATTCAAACAACTATGTTGTCTCACGGCACCCTGCTCTTGTGAATAAGTCGGTCAGCTCCCTCTTTCAAGTCGGTACTCACGCGTGGGATGAGGATGTTGTGAGGAATCTGTTTGTTGCCCGTGATCAGGACCTTATTTTGTCCATTCAGCTTAGTGATTTGGTCGCTAATGATGGTTGGAGTTGGCGACTTGAGATTTGTGGGAATTATTCGGTTAAAAGTGCATATAAATTCTTGGAAGAATCTAAGGATGCTTGGTCCCGAGATGCCAATACTGATTTTTGGAAGCGGCTTTGGTCATTAAAAATTCCTCCTAAGATCA GCTACTTGGTATCGCAGCATAGTGGACGTCGGGGTTGGGGCAGCAACGTTCAGCAGCTGGTTGTTGGGAATTTTCACCAGGGGGCACAAGTTGAAATGGAGGAAGCGGCGATGGTGAGTTGGGCTATTTGGCGTGTGCAGAATGACTTTATTTGGCAGAAGAAGAGTTGGCTTGCTTCAAATATTGTAACATCAGATAGAACCATGCTTGATCAATACAAATTTGCTCAGGAAAGGAATGGCCTTTCGTTGTCTCCTTTGAATGATGGGGGGCGGAACTGTGAGTGTTGGATTGTACCTGTGTTAAACAAGATTAAAGTTAATGTTGATGGGGCTTTATTTGAACAAGAAGGGCGGTTTGGAGTGGGCTGTGTGTAG